Proteins encoded in a region of the Benincasa hispida cultivar B227 chromosome 2, ASM972705v1, whole genome shotgun sequence genome:
- the LOC120071014 gene encoding F-box/kelch-repeat protein At5g26960, giving the protein MASDNSNNYRHFSWFIKSCFPNSNDSSAAVPIASKSCFQTNNTATTPPAAPAAISSLPDDLLLECLSRVSSTSLPSVSLVCRHWARLLLSTTFVDLRRVRGHLEDTVYAVSATNYGLFAASFNFRDGGLWKVALFKAKESLFLSNFYGLLSHARLSAIGPRIYLIGRNAMFLYDTWSGMVTARSAMNFSRKKFANAVISGRIYVAGGAPTTTAVEMYDPETDSWQVVAQSARRRYGCIGAAVDGVFYVIGGLKIGGGASGGSEAHIYASSMDMYDVEARTWLRSRAVPGGGCVVAACAAAGHIYVLASHAVELSFWKFDGRRKCPNNTNRNSSNQTSTKTAGFGEWYRIRSPPLPPQFRLDSTVRFSCVGMGETVVLIQVAGCIDDLLRRSGRSARGLKEGLVLIYETKSGDWRRGAEMPEVMQRAACVCVEC; this is encoded by the coding sequence ATGGCTTCCGACAACTCCAACAATTATCGCCATTTCTCTTGGTTCATCAAATCTTGCTTCCCTAACTCCAACGATTCCTCCGCCGCCGTCCCTATCGCCTCCAAATCCTGCTTCCAAACCAACAATACCGCCACCACTCCTCCGGCCGCCCCCGCCGCCATCTCCTCTCTGCCGGACGACCTTCTTTTGGAGTGCCTTTCCAGAGTTTCGTCCACTTCTCTTCCTTCCGTCTCCCTTGTTTGCCGTCACTGGGCTCGGCTTCTTCTCTCTACCACGTTTGTCGATCTCCGCCGTGTTCGAGGCCATTTGGAAGATACTGTTTATGCTGTTTCTGCTACCAATTATGGTCTTTTTGCAGCCAGTTTCAACTTCCGCGACGGCGGTTTGtggaaggttgcgttgtttaAAGCGAAGGAGAGTTTGTTTCTTAGTAATTTCTATGGATTGCTCTCTCACGCTCGACTCTCTGCTATTGGACCTAGAATTTACCTAATAGGCCGAAATGCGATGTTTCTGTATGATACTTGGTCTGGAATGGTCACGGCGAGATCTGCGATGAATTTCTCTAGGAAGAAATTCGCCAATGCGGTGATTTCTGGTAGAATCTACGTCGCTGGCGGTGCTCCGACGACGACGGCGGTTGAGATGTACGATCCTGAGACGGACTCGTGGCAAGTCGTTGCTCAGTCGGCGAGAAGACGATACGGTTGCATCGGAGCTGCCGTTGACGGCGTGTTCTACGTTATTGGAGGATTGAAGATCGGAGGAGGAGCTTCAGGTGGATCGGAGGCTCACATCTACGCGAGCTCCATGGATATGTACGATGTGGAGGCGCGTACATGGTTAAGAAGCCGCGCCGTACCGGGAGGAGGCTGCGTGGTAGCGGCGTGTGCGGCGGCGGGACACATTTACGTCCTCGCTAGCCACGCCGTCGAGCTTTCCTTCTGGAAATTCGACGGTAGAAGAAAATGCCCTAACAACACCAATAGAAACAGCAGCAATCAAACCTCAACCAAAACCGCTGGATTCGGCGAATGGTACAGAATAAGAAGTCCACCGCTGCCGCCACAGTTCCGGCTGGACAGTACGGTGAGATTCAGCTGCGTCGGAATGGGAGAGACGGTGGTGCTGATTCAAGTCGCTGGTTGCATCGATGATTTACTCCGCCGAAGCGGAAGAAGCGCGAGAGGACTGAAAGAAGGCTTAGTACTGATTTACGAGACGAAGAGCGGAGACTGGAGGAGAGGGGCGGAAATGCCGGAAGTTATGCAACGCGCCGCCTGCGTATGCGTGGAGTGCTGA